A genome region from Streptomyces sp. S4.7 includes the following:
- a CDS encoding PaaI family thioesterase, whose protein sequence is MQEFDIVLARKVLAGQPFSSLLGTRVMVFGDGEAELELDIREDLKQQNGYLHGGVLAYAADNSITFAAGSVLGPAVLTAGFSIQYMRPGTGRTLLARASVVHAGRRQATVRCDLFTVADDGTQTLCAVAQGTVLPVPKPA, encoded by the coding sequence ATGCAGGAGTTCGACATCGTCCTGGCGCGGAAGGTGCTGGCCGGCCAGCCCTTCAGCAGCCTGCTCGGCACCCGGGTCATGGTCTTCGGTGACGGCGAGGCGGAGCTGGAGCTGGACATCCGGGAGGACCTCAAGCAGCAGAACGGCTATCTGCACGGGGGAGTGCTGGCGTACGCGGCGGACAACAGCATCACATTCGCTGCCGGCTCGGTGCTCGGTCCCGCCGTACTGACGGCGGGCTTCTCCATCCAGTACATGCGCCCCGGCACCGGCCGCACGCTGCTCGCCCGCGCGTCCGTCGTCCACGCGGGCCGGCGGCAGGCGACGGTGCGCTGCGATCTGTTCACGGTGGCCGACGACGGTACGCAGACGCTCTGCGCGGTGGCGCAGGGCACGGTGCTTCCGGTGCCGAAGCCCGCCTGA
- a CDS encoding nucleotidyltransferase family protein, whose translation MDENDHGESPVAGLLLAAGGGRRLGGRPKALLPYRGRPLVEHAVRSLREGGCERIHVVLGAAADEVRARAVLPGCVLVGNPEWASGMGSSLRAGLASLTAASVRSAALVMLVDQPGIGPAAVARVLAAYGSPGTLAAASYGGERGHPVLFGARHWAPVAADATGDQGARGYLRSHARNIALVECGDVAEGYDIDTEEDLSHLE comes from the coding sequence ATGGACGAGAACGATCACGGAGAGTCGCCGGTGGCGGGACTGCTGCTCGCGGCGGGCGGCGGACGCCGGCTGGGGGGCCGGCCGAAGGCGCTGCTGCCGTACCGGGGGCGCCCGCTGGTGGAGCACGCCGTGCGGTCGCTGCGGGAGGGCGGCTGCGAGCGGATCCATGTGGTGCTCGGCGCCGCGGCCGACGAGGTGCGGGCCCGCGCCGTACTGCCGGGCTGTGTGCTGGTCGGCAACCCGGAGTGGGCGAGTGGCATGGGCTCGTCGCTACGGGCGGGGCTGGCCTCGCTGACGGCCGCCTCCGTCCGCTCCGCGGCCCTGGTGATGCTGGTGGACCAGCCGGGAATCGGCCCGGCGGCGGTGGCGCGGGTGCTGGCCGCGTACGGCTCCCCCGGCACGCTCGCCGCGGCCTCCTACGGAGGCGAGCGCGGCCATCCGGTGCTGTTCGGCGCGCGTCACTGGGCCCCGGTCGCGGCGGATGCGACGGGCGATCAGGGGGCACGCGGTTACTTGAGATCGCATGCGCGAAACATCGCCCTTGTCGAGTGCGGGGACGTCGCGGAGGGGTACGACATCGACACGGAGGAGGATCTGTCGCACCTTGAGTGA
- a CDS encoding DUF5955 family protein, whose protein sequence is MLRSVGHTRVTEKVEDPGLTGLRFAVARLRRELASYPSEFRDRGIAEEELSALAAMVAGGDPEIRRMRRSLLLIVGSIGSVSALAPTLMDVRRAVDLFGESGH, encoded by the coding sequence TTGTTGCGGAGCGTGGGGCATACGCGAGTGACAGAGAAGGTGGAAGATCCAGGACTGACCGGCCTGCGGTTCGCCGTGGCCCGGCTCAGACGGGAACTCGCCTCGTATCCGAGCGAGTTCAGGGACAGGGGCATCGCGGAAGAAGAACTGTCCGCGCTGGCCGCGATGGTGGCGGGAGGCGATCCGGAGATTCGGCGGATGCGTCGCTCGCTGCTGCTGATCGTGGGCTCGATCGGGTCGGTGAGCGCGTTGGCGCCCACCCTGATGGATGTCAGGAGGGCGGTCGACCTCTTCGGAGAGTCAGGGCACTGA
- a CDS encoding Gfo/Idh/MocA family oxidoreductase — MRIGLIGTGRIGTFHAAALSRHREVGSLVVADTDAARAAHVADRTGSTAAPSVDEIFSWGVDAVVIASATSAHADLISRAARAGLPAFCEKPIALDLKGTLSALKEVDSAGTVVQLGFMRRFDAGYGAARDLVRSGALGRLHTVRAITSDPAPPAAEYLPLSGGLYRDCLVHDFDIMRWVTGREVVEVYATGSDAGPPMFRAAGDIDTAAAVLTLDDGTLATATATRCNGAGYDVRMELAGELDQFAVGLDDRTPITSTEPKGPPRCDNPWPGFLERFAPAYEAELDAFIRVVGGELENPCDGHEALHALRIAEACELSRLEHRPVRLDEIPGG; from the coding sequence ATGCGCATCGGACTCATCGGCACGGGCCGTATCGGCACCTTCCACGCGGCGGCGCTGAGCCGTCACCGTGAGGTCGGCTCCCTGGTCGTCGCCGACACTGACGCGGCCCGCGCCGCACATGTCGCCGACCGTACGGGATCGACGGCGGCCCCCTCGGTGGACGAGATCTTCTCCTGGGGTGTGGACGCCGTCGTCATCGCCTCGGCCACCTCCGCACACGCCGATCTGATCAGCCGCGCCGCGCGGGCGGGGCTGCCCGCCTTCTGCGAGAAGCCGATCGCGCTGGACCTCAAGGGCACGCTGAGCGCCCTGAAGGAGGTCGACTCCGCGGGCACCGTTGTGCAACTGGGCTTCATGCGCCGCTTCGACGCCGGTTACGGCGCGGCCCGCGATCTCGTACGGTCCGGCGCGCTGGGCAGACTGCACACCGTCCGGGCGATCACCTCCGACCCGGCGCCGCCGGCCGCCGAGTATCTGCCGCTGTCCGGCGGACTCTACCGGGACTGTCTGGTCCACGACTTCGACATCATGCGCTGGGTCACCGGGCGCGAGGTGGTGGAAGTGTACGCGACCGGTTCGGACGCCGGGCCGCCGATGTTCCGCGCGGCCGGGGACATCGACACGGCCGCCGCCGTCCTCACCCTGGACGACGGGACGCTCGCCACCGCCACGGCGACCCGCTGCAACGGCGCGGGGTACGACGTGCGAATGGAACTCGCCGGCGAACTCGACCAGTTCGCGGTCGGTCTCGACGACCGTACGCCGATCACCTCGACCGAGCCGAAGGGCCCGCCGCGCTGCGACAACCCGTGGCCGGGCTTCCTGGAGCGCTTCGCCCCGGCGTACGAGGCGGAGCTGGACGCCTTCATCCGGGTCGTGGGCGGCGAACTGGAGAATCCGTGCGACGGCCACGAGGCGCTGCACGCGCTGCGGATCGCCGAGGCCTGCGAGCTGTCCCGGCTGGAGCACCGGCCCGTACGGCTCGACGAGATCCCGGGCGGCTGA
- a CDS encoding GntR family transcriptional regulator yields the protein MDRTSPVPLYFQLSQQLEAAIERGGLAPGSLLGNEIELAGRLGLSRPTVRQAIQSLVDKGLLVRRRGVGTQVLHSQVRRPLELSSLYDDLEAAGQRPATRVLRNTVEPATAQVAAALGVAEGADVRLVERLRYAHDQPMARLRNHLPLQLLDCETAQLESTGLYRMMRAVGITLHSARQSVGARAADAGEARLLDEATGAPLLTMERTTFDDTGRAVEFGVHIYRASRYVFEFQLLVRP from the coding sequence GTGGACCGCACCAGCCCCGTCCCGCTCTACTTCCAGCTGTCGCAGCAGCTGGAGGCCGCCATCGAGCGGGGCGGACTCGCGCCGGGCAGCCTTCTCGGCAACGAGATCGAGCTGGCGGGCCGGCTCGGACTCTCCCGGCCCACCGTCCGCCAGGCCATCCAGTCGCTCGTCGACAAGGGCCTGCTGGTACGCCGCAGGGGTGTCGGCACCCAGGTCCTGCACAGTCAGGTCAGACGCCCCCTGGAGCTCAGCAGCCTCTACGACGACCTGGAGGCGGCCGGCCAGCGCCCCGCCACCCGCGTCCTGCGCAACACCGTCGAACCGGCCACCGCCCAGGTCGCCGCCGCCCTCGGTGTCGCGGAGGGGGCGGACGTACGCCTCGTCGAGCGCCTCCGGTACGCCCACGACCAACCGATGGCCCGGCTGCGCAACCACCTCCCGCTCCAGCTCCTCGACTGCGAGACCGCCCAGCTCGAATCCACCGGCCTCTACCGGATGATGCGCGCGGTCGGCATCACGCTGCACAGCGCCCGCCAGTCGGTCGGCGCGCGTGCCGCCGACGCCGGCGAGGCGCGGCTGCTCGACGAGGCCACGGGCGCCCCGCTGCTCACGATGGAGCGCACCACCTTCGACGACACGGGCCGTGCCGTCGAGTTCGGCGTGCACATCTACCGGGCCTCGCGCTACGTCTTCGAGTTCCAGCTCCTCGTCCGCCCGTAG
- a CDS encoding SDR family oxidoreductase — protein MSVTSSAPAGRTALVTGGSRGIGAAIALRLAQEGADVAITYVSNEDAARDVVRKIEATGRRGLALRADSADPVEAAGVVERAVTGLGGRLDVLVNNAGIGLLGPLNSFPVADVGQLLAVNVQGVFLTTQAAATKLARGGRIVTIGSCMAQRVPGPGGTLYATSKAALIGLTKALARELGERGITANIVHPGPIDTDMNPADGPYAAGQSAMTALGRFGAADEVASMVAFLSSDEAAYVTGAEFSVDGGHAA, from the coding sequence ATGTCTGTAACGAGTTCCGCGCCGGCCGGCCGCACCGCGCTGGTCACCGGCGGCAGCCGGGGCATCGGGGCGGCGATCGCCCTGCGGCTCGCCCAGGAGGGCGCCGATGTCGCGATCACCTACGTGTCGAACGAGGACGCCGCCCGGGACGTCGTGCGGAAGATCGAGGCGACCGGACGGCGCGGCCTCGCGCTGCGCGCCGACTCGGCGGACCCCGTCGAGGCGGCGGGCGTGGTCGAGCGAGCCGTGACCGGTCTCGGCGGGCGGCTCGACGTCCTCGTGAACAACGCCGGTATCGGGCTGCTCGGCCCGCTGAACTCCTTCCCGGTGGCCGATGTCGGCCAACTACTGGCCGTGAACGTCCAGGGCGTCTTCCTCACCACCCAGGCCGCCGCCACGAAGCTGGCACGCGGCGGCCGGATCGTCACCATCGGCAGCTGCATGGCCCAGCGGGTGCCCGGCCCCGGCGGGACGCTCTACGCGACGAGCAAGGCCGCCCTCATCGGGCTGACCAAGGCGCTGGCCCGGGAACTGGGTGAGCGGGGGATCACGGCGAACATCGTCCACCCGGGTCCCATCGACACGGACATGAACCCGGCCGACGGCCCGTACGCGGCGGGTCAGAGCGCGATGACGGCGCTCGGCCGGTTCGGGGCCGCCGACGAGGTGGCGTCGATGGTGGCGTTCCTGTCGAGCGACGAGGCGGCGTACGTGACGGGCGCCGAGTTCTCGGTGGACGGCGGGCACGCGGCGTAG
- the alc gene encoding allantoicase: protein MSATAATSAAPEAPLSAPPSFTGDASPYAGGDPYRDYRFADLPFTHLVDLADRRLGAGVIAANDEFFAERENLLKPGPAEFDPERFGHKGKIMDGWETRRRRGASAARPHPTDDDHDWALVRLGAPGVVRGIVVDTAHFRGNYPQAVSVEATSLPGSPSPDDLLADDVKWTTLVPRTAVGGHAANGFTVGAEKRFTHLRVNQHPDGGIARLRVYGDVAPDPGWLAALGTFDLLALENGGRVEDASDRFYSPATNTIQPGRSHKMDDGWETRRRRDKGNDWIRYELAEQAEIRAVEIDTAYLKGNSAGWAALSVRDGEPGAGAREAGWTEAVPRTRLQPDTNHRFVLDSPVTARQVRIDIFPDGGVSRLRLFGSLTDEGAARLALRHRELGG, encoded by the coding sequence TTGTCCGCGACCGCAGCCACCTCCGCCGCACCCGAGGCGCCCCTCTCCGCCCCGCCCTCCTTCACCGGTGACGCGAGCCCGTACGCGGGCGGCGACCCCTACCGCGACTACCGCTTCGCCGACCTCCCCTTCACCCACCTCGTCGACCTCGCCGACCGCAGGCTCGGCGCCGGGGTGATCGCCGCCAACGACGAGTTCTTCGCCGAGCGCGAGAACCTGCTGAAGCCGGGCCCCGCCGAGTTCGACCCGGAGCGCTTCGGACACAAGGGCAAGATCATGGACGGCTGGGAGACCCGCCGCAGGCGCGGCGCCTCCGCCGCCCGGCCGCACCCCACCGACGACGACCACGACTGGGCTCTCGTACGGCTCGGCGCCCCCGGCGTCGTACGCGGAATCGTGGTCGACACCGCCCACTTCCGGGGCAACTACCCGCAGGCCGTGTCCGTCGAGGCGACTTCCCTACCCGGCTCCCCGTCCCCGGACGACCTGCTCGCCGATGACGTCAAGTGGACAACTCTCGTGCCCCGTACGGCCGTTGGCGGTCACGCGGCCAACGGGTTCACCGTCGGCGCCGAGAAGCGCTTCACTCATCTGCGGGTCAACCAGCATCCCGACGGCGGGATCGCGCGCCTGCGGGTGTACGGCGACGTCGCGCCCGACCCCGGATGGCTGGCCGCGCTCGGTACGTTCGACCTGCTCGCCCTGGAGAACGGCGGCCGGGTCGAGGACGCGTCCGACCGCTTCTACTCACCCGCCACCAACACCATCCAGCCGGGCCGCTCACACAAGATGGACGACGGCTGGGAGACGCGCCGTCGCCGTGACAAGGGCAACGACTGGATCCGATACGAACTGGCCGAGCAGGCCGAGATCCGGGCCGTCGAGATCGACACGGCGTATCTGAAGGGCAACTCGGCGGGCTGGGCGGCGCTCTCCGTACGGGACGGGGAGCCCGGAGCCGGGGCGCGGGAGGCGGGCTGGACCGAGGCCGTCCCCCGCACCCGTCTCCAGCCCGACACCAACCACCGCTTCGTCCTCGACAGCCCCGTGACCGCCCGTCAGGTCCGGATCGACATCTTCCCCGACGGCGGCGTCTCCCGGCTGCGTCTCTTCGGTTCGCTCACCGACGAGGGGGCGGCCCGACTGGCCCTGCGCCACCGGGAGTTGGGCGGCTGA
- the allB gene encoding allantoinase AllB, producing MDRTVDLVLRSTRVVTPEGARPASVAVADGTIAAVLPYEGPHGRAHGFEPPPGARLVDVGDDVVLPGLVDTHVHVNDPGRAEWEGFWTATRAAASGGITTLIDMPLNSLPPTTTTAHLRIKREVASRKAHIDVGFWGGALPDNVEDLKSLHDAGVFGFKAFLSPSGVEEFPELAAAQLDRSLREITGFGGLLIVHAEDPRELAAAPQRAGARYADFLASRPRGAENAAIEGLIAAARRLDARVHVLHLSSADALPLIAAAKREGVRLTVESCPHFLTLTAEEVPDGATEFKCCPPIREAANQDALWRGLADGTIDCVVSDHSPSTTDLKTSDFATAWGGISSLQLGLPAVWTEARRRGHSLEDVARWMSAAPAALAGLDRKGAIEAGRDADFAVLAPDDSFTVDPAALQHRNRVTAYAGRTLYGVVRSTWLRGRRIVADGAIAEPSGRLLERNN from the coding sequence ATGGACCGCACCGTGGATCTGGTGCTGCGCTCGACGCGCGTCGTCACCCCCGAGGGCGCCCGACCCGCCTCGGTCGCCGTCGCGGACGGCACGATCGCGGCGGTGCTCCCGTACGAAGGGCCCCACGGACGCGCCCACGGCTTTGAACCACCGCCGGGCGCCCGGCTGGTGGACGTCGGCGACGATGTCGTCCTCCCCGGCCTCGTCGACACCCATGTGCATGTGAACGACCCCGGCCGCGCCGAGTGGGAGGGCTTCTGGACCGCGACGCGCGCAGCGGCGTCCGGCGGTATCACCACGCTGATCGACATGCCGCTCAACTCCCTGCCGCCGACCACCACGACGGCCCATCTGCGGATCAAGCGGGAGGTCGCGAGCCGCAAGGCACACATCGACGTCGGCTTCTGGGGCGGCGCGCTCCCCGACAACGTCGAGGACCTCAAGTCCCTCCACGACGCGGGGGTGTTCGGCTTCAAGGCGTTCCTGTCGCCGTCCGGCGTGGAGGAGTTCCCCGAACTCGCCGCCGCGCAGCTCGACCGGTCGCTCCGCGAGATCACCGGCTTCGGCGGGCTGCTCATCGTGCACGCCGAGGACCCGCGTGAGCTGGCCGCCGCACCGCAGCGCGCGGGGGCCAGGTACGCCGACTTCCTCGCCTCCCGGCCCCGCGGCGCCGAGAACGCGGCGATCGAGGGCCTGATCGCGGCCGCCCGCCGACTGGACGCCCGCGTCCACGTCCTGCATCTGTCGTCCGCCGACGCGCTGCCGCTGATCGCCGCCGCCAAGCGGGAGGGCGTACGGCTGACGGTCGAGTCCTGCCCGCACTTCCTCACCCTCACCGCCGAGGAAGTCCCCGACGGCGCGACCGAGTTCAAGTGCTGTCCGCCCATCCGCGAGGCCGCGAACCAGGACGCGCTCTGGCGGGGACTGGCCGACGGGACGATCGACTGCGTCGTCTCCGACCACTCGCCGTCCACCACCGACCTCAAGACCTCGGACTTCGCCACCGCGTGGGGCGGCATCTCCTCCCTCCAGCTCGGCCTGCCCGCCGTCTGGACAGAGGCCCGCCGACGCGGTCACTCACTGGAGGACGTGGCGCGCTGGATGTCGGCGGCCCCCGCCGCGCTGGCCGGGCTCGACAGGAAGGGCGCCATCGAAGCCGGCCGTGACGCCGACTTCGCCGTCCTCGCGCCCGACGACTCGTTCACCGTCGACCCGGCCGCGCTCCAGCACCGCAACCGCGTCACCGCGTACGCGGGCAGGACGCTGTACGGCGTCGTCAGGTCCACCTGGCTGCGCGGCCGGCGGATCGTCGCCGACGGAGCCATCGCCGAGCCCTCCGGCCGACTGCTCGAAAGGAACAACTGA
- a CDS encoding cytochrome P450: MTVVDLGAYGPDFTADPYPYFAKLRESGPVHEVRTPHGERLWLVVGHREARAALADPRFAKSPATVGTTMLDEQVIGPNLLLVDPPDHTRLRKLVAREFTAHRAAGLRERIQHITDGLIDAMLPAGRGDLVESLSYPLPITVICELLGVPAADRAVFRAWSTEIVAPAEPGGEYTAVHELGAYFDELIEDKRCAGPSGDLLSALLRTRAEDGDRLSAPELRSMAYLLLIAGHETTVNLITNGVRALLSHPDQLAALRDDFGLLDGAVEEMLRYEGPVLNSTIRFTGEPVTFGDTVIPAYEAVLVGLGAAGRDPARYPEPDRFDIRRTATATATGAKGRNHGHLAFGHGIHHCLGAPLARLEARIAVRTLLERCPGLTLDPDTGPLDWLPGMLIRGVRGLPVRW; the protein is encoded by the coding sequence ATGACCGTTGTCGATCTGGGCGCGTACGGGCCCGACTTCACCGCCGATCCGTATCCGTACTTCGCGAAACTGCGCGAGTCGGGCCCGGTTCACGAGGTGCGCACGCCGCACGGGGAACGGCTCTGGCTGGTCGTCGGTCACCGGGAGGCGCGCGCCGCGCTGGCCGATCCCCGGTTCGCCAAGTCACCCGCCACGGTGGGCACCACCATGCTCGACGAGCAGGTCATCGGACCGAATCTGCTGCTCGTCGACCCGCCGGACCACACCCGGCTGCGCAAGCTCGTCGCCCGCGAGTTCACCGCCCACCGGGCGGCCGGACTGCGGGAGCGGATCCAGCACATCACCGACGGGCTGATCGACGCCATGCTCCCCGCGGGCCGCGGCGACCTGGTCGAGTCGCTGTCGTATCCGCTGCCCATCACCGTCATCTGCGAACTGCTCGGTGTGCCCGCCGCCGACCGTGCGGTCTTCCGCGCCTGGTCGACGGAGATCGTCGCCCCCGCCGAACCCGGCGGTGAGTACACCGCCGTACACGAACTCGGCGCGTACTTCGACGAGTTGATCGAGGACAAGCGCTGCGCCGGCCCCTCCGGCGATCTGCTCTCCGCGCTGCTGCGCACCCGCGCCGAGGACGGCGACCGGCTCTCCGCCCCCGAACTGCGCTCCATGGCCTACCTGTTGCTGATCGCCGGTCATGAGACGACGGTCAATCTCATCACCAACGGCGTCCGCGCCCTGCTCTCCCACCCCGATCAACTGGCCGCCCTGCGCGACGACTTCGGCCTCCTCGACGGTGCCGTCGAGGAGATGCTGCGCTACGAGGGCCCGGTCCTGAACAGCACCATCCGCTTCACCGGCGAGCCCGTGACCTTCGGCGACACGGTCATCCCCGCGTACGAGGCGGTACTGGTCGGTCTCGGCGCGGCGGGCCGAGACCCCGCGCGCTACCCGGAGCCGGACCGCTTCGACATCCGGCGTACGGCGACGGCCACGGCGACCGGCGCCAAGGGCCGCAACCACGGACACCTCGCCTTCGGACACGGCATCCACCACTGCCTCGGCGCGCCGCTCGCGCGCCTGGAGGCCCGGATCGCGGTCCGTACCCTCCTCGAACGCTGCCCCGGCCTGACCCTCGACCCGGACACGGGGCCGCTCGACTGGCTGCCCGGAATGCTGATCCGCGGGGTGCGGGGTCTGCCGGTTCGGTGGTAG
- a CDS encoding response regulator transcription factor has protein sequence MTTTIIRLLIVDDDPLVRAGLTFMLGGADDIEIVGEASDGSEVDALVRERTPDVVLMDIRMPVMDGLTATEQLRARPQAPEVLVLTTFHADEQVLRAMRAGAAGFVLKDTAPAEIVAAVRQVAAGEPVLSPAVTRQLMHHVAGAPTGVRKDTASSRLARLAEREREVALGVGRGSSNAEIAAELFMSVPTVKAHVSRILAKLDLNNRVQIALLVHDADLVTDAD, from the coding sequence ATGACCACCACGATCATCCGGCTGCTCATCGTCGACGACGACCCGCTCGTACGGGCGGGACTGACCTTCATGCTGGGTGGTGCGGACGACATCGAGATCGTGGGGGAGGCGTCCGACGGCTCCGAGGTCGACGCGCTCGTCCGCGAACGCACGCCCGACGTCGTCCTCATGGACATCCGGATGCCGGTCATGGACGGCCTCACCGCCACCGAACAGCTGCGGGCCCGGCCCCAGGCGCCCGAAGTCCTCGTCCTGACCACGTTCCACGCCGACGAACAGGTGCTGCGGGCGATGCGGGCGGGCGCCGCCGGATTCGTCCTGAAGGACACAGCGCCGGCCGAGATCGTCGCCGCGGTACGGCAGGTGGCCGCGGGCGAACCCGTGCTCTCCCCGGCCGTCACCCGCCAGTTGATGCACCACGTCGCGGGGGCGCCGACCGGCGTGCGCAAGGACACCGCGAGCAGCAGGCTCGCCCGGCTCGCGGAGCGCGAACGGGAGGTGGCGCTCGGTGTGGGACGCGGCAGCTCCAACGCGGAGATCGCGGCGGAGCTGTTCATGAGCGTCCCCACCGTCAAGGCGCACGTGTCGCGCATCCTGGCCAAGCTCGACCTCAACAACCGGGTACAGATCGCCCTGTTGGTGCACGACGCGGATCTGGTGACGGACGCCGACTGA
- a CDS encoding histidine kinase, producing MTRTEYPWLLPSAMAAPDDPGPAGKRGGRRRPRRTVRDWVVDLLAFLFAVFIGMVALDAADQAGNSEGLLMADMLVGLAACCALWARRRRPFALAIGLSVVQVVSPLAGGAALVALFSLAVHRPFRPVAIAGAVGLAGMVGQAYLRPDPTMSQLMAIILGALVVLLFTAAGMLVRARRQLVVALRERAVRAENEAALRAEQAQRLAREAIAREMHDVLAHRLTLLSVHAGALEFRPDAPPAEVARAAGVIRDSAHEALQDLRMIIGVLRAPGDEGERPQPTLVTLDALVAESRDAGMKVTLDSGVEDPAAVPSTTGRTAYRIAQEGLTNARKHAPGTGTTVLVSGGPGDGLTVEVRNEAPVGPVPNVPGSGQGLIGLTERATLAGGRFEHGPTGDGGFAVRAWLPWSP from the coding sequence ATGACCCGTACGGAATACCCCTGGCTGCTGCCGTCGGCGATGGCGGCACCCGACGACCCCGGGCCCGCCGGGAAGCGGGGCGGACGGCGCCGGCCGCGGCGTACCGTGCGCGACTGGGTCGTGGACCTGCTCGCCTTCCTCTTCGCCGTCTTCATCGGCATGGTCGCGCTGGACGCCGCCGACCAGGCGGGCAACAGCGAGGGCCTGCTCATGGCCGACATGCTGGTCGGCCTGGCGGCCTGCTGCGCCCTCTGGGCGCGGCGCCGCCGGCCGTTCGCACTGGCCATCGGCCTCAGCGTCGTGCAGGTCGTGTCGCCGCTGGCGGGCGGCGCCGCCCTGGTGGCGCTCTTCAGCCTCGCCGTCCACCGGCCGTTCAGGCCCGTCGCCATCGCCGGGGCCGTGGGCCTGGCGGGCATGGTCGGCCAGGCGTATCTGCGCCCGGACCCGACCATGTCGCAGCTGATGGCGATCATCCTCGGAGCGCTGGTCGTCCTGCTCTTCACGGCGGCGGGCATGCTCGTACGGGCACGCCGGCAGCTCGTCGTGGCGCTGCGCGAGCGCGCCGTACGAGCGGAGAACGAGGCCGCGCTCCGGGCCGAACAGGCCCAGCGCCTGGCCCGCGAGGCCATCGCACGCGAGATGCACGACGTGCTGGCCCACCGCCTCACCCTGCTCAGCGTCCACGCGGGCGCGCTGGAGTTCAGACCCGACGCGCCCCCTGCCGAGGTGGCCCGTGCGGCCGGTGTGATCCGCGACAGCGCGCACGAGGCGCTCCAGGACCTGCGCATGATCATCGGCGTGCTGCGCGCGCCCGGCGACGAGGGCGAGCGCCCCCAGCCCACCCTCGTCACCCTGGACGCCCTGGTCGCCGAGTCCCGTGACGCCGGGATGAAGGTCACCCTCGACAGTGGCGTCGAGGACCCGGCGGCCGTACCGTCCACCACCGGCCGCACCGCCTACCGCATCGCGCAGGAGGGGCTGACCAACGCCCGCAAGCACGCGCCGGGCACCGGCACGACGGTCCTGGTGAGCGGCGGCCCGGGGGACGGTCTCACCGTCGAGGTACGCAACGAGGCGCCCGTCGGCCCGGTCCCGAACGTGCCCGGATCCGGCCAGGGACTGATCGGACTGACCGAGCGCGCCACCCTGGCCGGTGGCCGCTTCGAGCACGGTCCGACGGGAGACGGCGGATTCGCCGTCCGGGCGTGGCTACCGTGGTCCCCATGA
- a CDS encoding IclR family transcriptional regulator: MPTSSAASASATDAAKPASASGGVQSLERAFDLLERMADAGGEVGLSELSASSGLPLPTIHRLMRTLVACGYVRQQSNRRYALGPRLIRLGESASRLLGTWARPYLARLVEETGETANMALLDGDEVVYVAQVPSKHSMRMFTEVGRRVLPHSTGVGKALLADAPADEVRALLARTGMPAATEKTLTTPDGFLEALELVRGAGYAVDDNEQEMGVRCLAVPVPNSPTPAAISISGPAGRVTEKATERIVPILQEVARDLSEALASTAAAHQHG; this comes from the coding sequence GTGCCGACGTCCAGCGCCGCCAGCGCCAGCGCCACCGACGCCGCCAAGCCCGCATCCGCGAGTGGCGGCGTCCAGTCCCTTGAGCGCGCGTTCGATCTGTTGGAGCGGATGGCGGACGCGGGCGGCGAGGTCGGCCTGAGCGAACTCTCGGCCAGCAGCGGTCTGCCACTGCCCACCATCCACCGGCTGATGCGGACGCTCGTCGCCTGCGGTTACGTACGCCAGCAGTCGAACCGCCGTTACGCGCTCGGCCCGCGCCTCATCCGGCTCGGGGAGTCGGCGTCGCGGCTGCTCGGTACGTGGGCTCGCCCCTATCTGGCGCGGCTGGTCGAGGAGACCGGCGAGACGGCGAACATGGCGCTGCTCGACGGCGACGAGGTCGTGTACGTCGCGCAGGTGCCGTCCAAACACTCGATGCGGATGTTCACCGAGGTCGGCCGACGGGTGCTCCCGCACTCCACCGGCGTGGGCAAGGCCCTCCTCGCGGACGCGCCGGCCGACGAGGTGCGGGCGCTGCTCGCGCGTACGGGTATGCCGGCGGCCACGGAGAAGACGCTCACGACGCCCGACGGCTTCCTCGAAGCGCTGGAGCTGGTGCGCGGCGCCGGTTACGCGGTGGACGACAACGAGCAGGAGATGGGGGTCCGCTGCCTGGCGGTTCCCGTTCCCAACTCCCCCACCCCGGCGGCGATTTCGATCTCGGGCCCGGCCGGACGGGTCACGGAGAAGGCCACCGAGCGGATCGTGCCGATACTCCAGGAAGTGGCCCGGGATCTGTCCGAGGCACTGGCCAGCACGGCGGCGGCGCATCAGCACGGGTGA